The Spirosoma radiotolerans genome has a window encoding:
- a CDS encoding response regulator transcription factor yields MSVLIAIADDHTLLASALSDMIRKFEHYDVLLVAENGRDLLDQLAHSTQLPDILLLDLSMPVMDGFETAIHLRQLYPSIRVLALSMDDREEHIIKIIRDGARGYLLKGCRPAEFRLALDEIMAKGYYYSEFLTTQLIRNLNAPAESIPKPPFALNGRELEFLKIACSELTYTEIADRMCVSPRTVDGYREVIFQKMNVKTRVGMVIEGLRHGLITL; encoded by the coding sequence ATGTCTGTACTCATTGCCATTGCTGACGATCATACCTTATTGGCTTCTGCTTTGTCAGACATGATTCGAAAATTTGAGCACTACGATGTATTGCTCGTAGCCGAGAATGGGCGCGATTTGCTGGATCAGTTGGCGCATAGTACGCAGCTACCCGATATTTTACTGCTGGATTTGAGCATGCCTGTAATGGACGGGTTTGAAACGGCCATTCACCTGCGGCAACTGTATCCATCCATACGCGTATTGGCGCTTTCGATGGATGATCGTGAGGAACACATTATCAAAATCATACGCGACGGCGCCCGCGGTTATCTGCTTAAAGGGTGCCGACCGGCCGAGTTTCGTCTGGCACTGGACGAAATTATGGCAAAAGGGTATTACTATTCTGAATTTCTGACAACGCAACTAATCCGGAATCTGAATGCCCCAGCCGAGAGCATTCCTAAGCCGCCCTTTGCTCTGAACGGCCGCGAACTTGAGTTCCTGAAAATTGCCTGCAGCGAATTGACCTACACCGAAATTGCGGACAGAATGTGCGTTAGCCCGCGTACCGTAGATGGCTACCGGGAGGTTATCTTTCAGAAGATGAACGTAAAAACGCGCGTAGGTATGGTCATTGAAGGACTTCGGCACGGCTTAATAACGTTGTAG
- a CDS encoding sugar phosphate isomerase/epimerase family protein yields the protein MNTKFTCLLAGLLLSGLVALAQKPAPVGLQLYSFRTQFAKDVPGTMAKVKEMGFREAEIAGTYGLSLADFRKLLDQNGIKAISTGASYEDLDNNVPKIIAEAKALGAKYVVCTWIPHAGDAFTIYDADRAIDVFNTAGKLLAENGITFCYHNHGYEFQTYKDGTFFDYLAENLDPKSVNFEMDVFWVKAPGYDPVALLQKYHKRFLLMHLKDRKPGTPDSNNGHSDVESNVALGQGDVGIAAIMKQAKKSGVKHFFIEDESSRSMEQMLPSLAFLSGLK from the coding sequence ATGAACACAAAATTTACCTGCTTACTCGCCGGGCTACTCCTGAGTGGTTTGGTTGCCCTGGCGCAGAAACCGGCCCCTGTGGGTCTGCAACTGTATAGTTTCCGCACCCAATTCGCCAAAGATGTTCCGGGAACGATGGCGAAAGTGAAAGAAATGGGCTTCCGCGAAGCAGAGATTGCGGGAACCTACGGCCTGAGTTTAGCTGATTTCCGAAAACTGCTGGACCAAAATGGTATCAAAGCCATTAGTACAGGTGCCAGTTATGAGGATCTGGACAATAATGTGCCGAAGATTATTGCCGAAGCCAAAGCGTTGGGCGCTAAATATGTGGTTTGTACCTGGATTCCTCACGCGGGCGATGCGTTCACCATTTACGATGCCGACCGAGCCATCGACGTGTTCAATACAGCGGGTAAACTACTGGCCGAGAACGGGATAACGTTCTGCTACCACAACCACGGCTATGAGTTCCAGACCTACAAAGACGGGACGTTTTTCGATTATTTAGCCGAGAACCTGGACCCAAAATCCGTTAATTTCGAGATGGATGTTTTTTGGGTAAAAGCCCCCGGCTATGATCCGGTGGCCCTGTTGCAGAAATACCACAAGCGGTTTCTGCTGATGCACTTAAAGGACCGCAAACCCGGCACCCCCGATAGTAACAACGGCCATTCCGACGTTGAGTCGAACGTGGCCCTGGGACAGGGTGATGTGGGGATTGCGGCCATCATGAAACAGGCCAAAAAATCAGGCGTGAAGCATTTCTTCATCGAGGACGAATCGTCGCGCTCCATGGAACAAATGCTCCCAAGTCTGGCCTTTTTATCAGGACTGAAGTGA
- a CDS encoding ArsR/SmtB family transcription factor, producing the protein MDSKSCEKATGAMADKYRLSIILELAQRESMTPTDIQELTGLSQPCVSHHVRLLTESELVYAAKEGRNVHLRLNKEKVKQLSTFLAKLI; encoded by the coding sequence ATGGATTCTAAATCATGTGAGAAAGCCACGGGGGCTATGGCCGATAAGTATCGGCTCTCGATCATACTGGAATTAGCCCAGCGGGAGAGTATGACTCCAACTGATATTCAGGAGCTAACGGGCCTGTCGCAACCTTGCGTGTCGCACCACGTCCGGCTGCTGACCGAGAGTGAATTGGTTTATGCGGCTAAGGAAGGACGCAATGTGCACTTGCGTCTCAATAAAGAGAAGGTTAAACAATTATCGACTTTTCTGGCAAAGCTGATCTAA
- a CDS encoding aminotransferase class I/II-fold pyridoxal phosphate-dependent enzyme, giving the protein MSAIFYIDQLPNRTIDHDGQAYLFFSGTAYLGIPQHPDFHQLMAESMRRYGTVFGSSRNGNVRISVYEEAESMLATRIGAESALTLSSGMMAGQVVINWLQSQHYTFVYAPKAHPALWHAPTVTLPQLAFADWTAQLPGQLSALSPGPVAILVNSLDAVCSDYYDFDWINQLPDNRPITLIVDDSHGLGVLNNGRGIWPTILQKSVDKPASVRIVGTGSLAKGMGLPGGVVFGDANAIQSIRQTAFFGACSPMPPACLDAFLRADALYAEGQERLQRNIKLAEHLLLPTGLFHQASGYPVFFTEHDALYANLLQKNILIYSFAYPTAADRANTRIVISAFHEVADIEWLAESIFG; this is encoded by the coding sequence ATGAGTGCGATTTTTTACATAGACCAACTCCCCAACCGAACGATAGACCACGATGGGCAGGCGTATCTTTTCTTTAGTGGAACCGCTTATTTAGGGATACCCCAGCATCCGGACTTTCATCAGCTAATGGCCGAAAGTATGCGCCGGTACGGTACGGTTTTTGGCAGTTCCCGGAACGGAAACGTACGCATTAGCGTGTATGAAGAAGCCGAATCAATGCTGGCCACCCGAATTGGCGCTGAATCAGCCCTGACACTTTCGTCGGGAATGATGGCCGGTCAGGTCGTTATTAACTGGTTGCAAAGTCAGCACTACACCTTCGTGTACGCACCCAAGGCACACCCGGCGCTTTGGCATGCACCGACGGTTACGCTGCCTCAATTGGCCTTTGCCGACTGGACAGCCCAACTACCCGGCCAACTGAGCGCGCTTTCGCCGGGCCCGGTGGCTATTCTGGTCAATTCGCTGGATGCCGTTTGTTCCGACTATTACGATTTCGATTGGATCAATCAGTTGCCCGATAACCGGCCCATCACGCTTATTGTCGATGATTCGCACGGCCTGGGCGTATTGAATAATGGACGCGGAATCTGGCCAACGATTCTACAAAAATCAGTTGATAAGCCCGCATCTGTCCGTATCGTGGGCACGGGGTCGCTGGCGAAAGGAATGGGGTTGCCCGGCGGGGTGGTTTTCGGAGATGCAAACGCGATACAATCCATTCGTCAAACAGCCTTCTTCGGTGCCTGTTCGCCAATGCCACCCGCTTGTCTGGATGCCTTTTTGCGGGCGGATGCCTTGTATGCTGAAGGGCAGGAGCGACTTCAGCGGAATATAAAATTGGCGGAGCACTTGTTGTTACCAACCGGGTTGTTTCATCAGGCAAGCGGGTATCCCGTGTTTTTCACGGAACACGATGCGTTGTACGCGAACCTGCTTCAGAAGAATATATTGATTTACTCATTTGCGTATCCAACGGCGGCTGACCGGGCCAATACCCGTATCGTAATCAGTGCTTTTCACGAAGTAGCGGATATTGAATGGCTGGCGGAGTCGATTTTCGGCTAG
- a CDS encoding sensor histidine kinase, whose translation MQALTGEIEIVSIATIFLLFITGAPIAFFMMHQRQYLRYLQDKEQIKNLYQRELLQSQLEIQNQTLQQVGSDLHDNVGQLLTVVVMRLNELEDEIMEPARQEGVQQTRELVRTVISDVRALSKTLDHDTVRRFGLLPSLTLELERIQRTKRILAELTTIGEPYSLGEQTEMVLLRMTQESLNNALKHAQARNLHVLTDFKSDSFALTISDDGRGFSVTEATTRQLEASGAGLSNLYRRAGLLGGTCVIHSTPGAGTRVEIRIPYPQIKQG comes from the coding sequence ATGCAAGCCCTTACCGGAGAAATAGAAATCGTTAGTATCGCTACGATATTTTTACTGTTCATAACGGGGGCACCCATTGCCTTTTTCATGATGCACCAGCGGCAGTATCTGCGCTATCTGCAGGATAAAGAACAGATTAAGAATCTTTACCAGCGCGAACTCCTCCAGTCGCAGCTCGAAATTCAGAACCAAACACTTCAGCAGGTGGGTAGTGACCTGCACGATAATGTTGGGCAACTGCTCACCGTCGTCGTGATGCGGCTCAACGAACTCGAAGACGAGATCATGGAACCAGCCAGGCAGGAAGGGGTTCAGCAAACCCGCGAGTTGGTCCGAACGGTCATCTCCGACGTTCGCGCACTGTCCAAAACGCTGGATCACGATACTGTGCGCCGGTTTGGGCTGTTGCCCAGTCTGACCCTTGAACTGGAACGAATTCAGCGAACCAAGCGGATACTGGCCGAATTGACTACCATAGGGGAACCCTATTCGTTGGGCGAGCAAACGGAAATGGTCCTGTTGCGGATGACCCAGGAATCCCTTAACAATGCCCTCAAACATGCACAGGCGAGAAATTTGCACGTGCTGACCGATTTTAAATCAGATAGCTTCGCACTAACGATCAGTGATGATGGCCGGGGGTTCAGCGTGACAGAAGCCACTACCCGGCAACTGGAAGCCTCGGGGGCGGGGTTGAGTAACCTGTATCGACGGGCGGGGTTGCTGGGTGGTACCTGCGTTATTCATAGTACACCTGGTGCCGGTACACGCGTTGAAATTCGCATCCCTTACCCCCAAATCAAGCAAGGATAA
- a CDS encoding alkene reductase, translated as MAQKLFSEASLGNLTLQNHIVMAPMTRNRATVDHAVTPIMATYYAQRASAGLIVTEGIAPSPNGNGYARVPGLYTADQVAGWKNVTDAVHAKGGKIFAQLMHSGRIGHTVNMHEGGEVVAPSALAAGGQIYTDTDGMLDHPTPRALSTDEVKQTVQEFVQAAKNAIEAGFDGVEIHGANGYLVEQFLRSTTNQRTDEYGGSAENNARFALEVAEQTAQAIGKEKTGIRLSPYGVFNDMPYSPDDDKIYHYVAKKLSDYVVYVHLVDHESMGAPAVDPAIVEAIRENYTGTLILSGGYDAERAEVDLISGKADLVAMGRPFIANPDLVERLKTGAELNQPDFNTFYTPDEKGYTDYPVLEEVKA; from the coding sequence ATGGCACAAAAACTTTTTTCAGAAGCGAGCCTTGGTAATCTGACTCTTCAGAACCACATCGTTATGGCTCCCATGACGCGCAACCGCGCAACCGTCGATCATGCTGTAACGCCTATTATGGCAACGTATTACGCGCAGCGGGCATCGGCTGGTTTGATCGTAACAGAAGGAATTGCTCCATCGCCCAATGGCAATGGGTATGCCCGCGTGCCGGGTCTGTACACGGCTGACCAGGTAGCAGGCTGGAAAAACGTGACAGACGCTGTTCATGCAAAAGGTGGTAAAATTTTCGCCCAGCTTATGCACTCAGGCCGCATTGGGCATACTGTCAATATGCACGAAGGGGGCGAGGTTGTGGCTCCATCTGCCCTTGCTGCCGGTGGACAGATTTACACCGATACCGATGGCATGCTGGATCACCCAACGCCCCGTGCCCTATCAACCGATGAGGTAAAGCAAACGGTACAGGAATTTGTGCAGGCGGCTAAAAATGCTATCGAGGCTGGTTTCGATGGGGTCGAAATTCACGGTGCCAACGGCTATCTGGTGGAGCAGTTTTTGCGTTCGACCACTAACCAACGGACTGACGAATACGGTGGTTCGGCTGAAAACAATGCCCGCTTTGCCCTCGAAGTTGCCGAGCAAACAGCGCAGGCCATTGGAAAAGAGAAGACGGGTATCCGGCTGTCGCCTTATGGTGTGTTCAACGACATGCCCTATTCGCCAGATGACGACAAAATCTATCATTATGTAGCCAAGAAGCTGTCCGATTATGTAGTCTACGTTCACCTGGTCGATCACGAATCGATGGGCGCGCCCGCTGTTGATCCGGCTATTGTCGAGGCTATTCGCGAGAACTATACGGGTACGCTGATTTTGAGCGGAGGCTACGATGCTGAACGGGCCGAAGTCGACCTGATAAGCGGAAAAGCCGACTTAGTGGCCATGGGCCGGCCATTCATTGCCAACCCCGATCTCGTAGAACGGCTGAAAACGGGTGCCGAACTCAATCAACCCGACTTTAATACGTTCTATACACCCGATGAAAAAGGGTATACGGATTATCCGGTGCTGGAAGAAGTGAAGGCATAA
- a CDS encoding acyl-[acyl-carrier-protein] thioesterase: MAFIQTDTFTLRGYECDAFGRMSIPALMNLMQESANRNAIDYGIGIADLAQKGFGWMLMRFCLRMHQYPRYSQTIQLMTYPTTVEKYFIHRDFRVVAEDGTLLADASSTWLVFSMEKRSMVALPDFIRSLSPPTNVDPLPTLPTKPDFQMAAFSPTDTKRVEVGWLSIDQNKHVNNVAYVQWLLEAVDADVLQTREIAEIDLVYRTESHWHDWLEIQSMDETDSSIRHRIVQTESGKDVILARSRWRES, from the coding sequence ATGGCTTTTATCCAGACAGACACCTTTACCCTGCGCGGCTACGAATGCGATGCTTTTGGGCGAATGAGTATTCCGGCCCTGATGAACCTGATGCAGGAGTCGGCTAATCGCAACGCCATTGACTACGGCATCGGTATTGCCGACCTGGCCCAAAAGGGCTTTGGCTGGATGCTGATGCGCTTTTGCCTCCGGATGCACCAATATCCGCGTTACAGCCAGACAATCCAGTTGATGACGTACCCTACAACGGTTGAAAAGTATTTTATTCATCGTGATTTTCGGGTCGTTGCGGAAGATGGAACCCTGTTGGCCGATGCCAGCAGTACGTGGCTTGTCTTCAGTATGGAAAAACGGAGCATGGTTGCGCTACCCGATTTTATTCGGAGCCTGAGCCCACCAACCAACGTTGATCCGTTACCCACTTTACCCACCAAACCCGATTTTCAAATGGCTGCGTTTTCGCCCACGGATACTAAACGGGTAGAAGTCGGTTGGTTGAGCATCGACCAGAATAAACACGTCAATAATGTGGCGTATGTACAATGGTTGCTCGAAGCCGTTGATGCGGATGTGTTACAAACGCGGGAAATTGCCGAAATTGATTTAGTTTACCGTACTGAAAGTCATTGGCATGATTGGCTGGAGATTCAGTCGATGGACGAGACCGATTCGTCGATACGTCATCGGATCGTCCAGACCGAATCGGGCAAAGATGTTATCCTGGCCAGAAGCCGGTGGCGGGAAAGTTAA
- the purQ gene encoding phosphoribosylformylglycinamidine synthase subunit PurQ, which translates to MKFGVVVFPGSNCDQDAVDALELMDQEVVKLWHKDHDLQGCDFIILPGGFSYGDYLRTGAVARFSPIMNEVIAHANRGGYLMGICNGFQILAEARLVPGVLLQNSSQKYVCKNIYLKPESTDALLTAELTKPAYKIPIAHGDGRYFADADTLKALNDNNQVLFRYCDATGAVTEEANPNGSLENIAGVTNKSKNVFGMMPHPERAADPALGNINGRLILEQILKAVLV; encoded by the coding sequence ATGAAATTTGGCGTTGTTGTTTTTCCCGGTTCCAACTGCGATCAGGACGCAGTAGACGCACTGGAACTGATGGACCAGGAAGTTGTAAAACTCTGGCATAAAGATCATGACCTGCAAGGCTGCGATTTTATTATTCTGCCCGGTGGTTTCTCTTATGGCGACTACCTGCGCACGGGAGCCGTGGCCCGGTTTTCGCCGATCATGAACGAGGTTATTGCCCATGCCAACCGGGGTGGTTACCTGATGGGTATCTGCAATGGTTTCCAGATTTTGGCCGAGGCTCGGCTGGTGCCGGGCGTTTTGCTGCAAAACAGCAGCCAGAAATATGTTTGCAAGAATATTTATCTGAAACCCGAATCGACCGACGCCCTCTTAACCGCCGAATTGACTAAACCCGCCTACAAAATCCCCATCGCTCATGGCGATGGTCGGTATTTTGCCGATGCAGATACGTTGAAAGCGCTTAACGACAATAACCAGGTACTATTTCGGTATTGCGACGCTACCGGCGCCGTAACAGAAGAAGCCAACCCCAATGGTAGTCTGGAAAATATTGCGGGCGTAACCAACAAAAGCAAAAACGTATTCGGTATGATGCCCCACCCTGAGCGCGCTGCTGACCCAGCACTCGGCAACATAAATGGACGGCTTATTTTAGAGCAAATTTTAAAGGCAGTTTTGGTCTAA
- a CDS encoding exo-beta-N-acetylmuramidase NamZ family protein — protein MNRPINKLLTSPVLVILVLALGLLPVQVVTPSATSGRAAAPILTGADQVDRYLPYLKGKRIALVVNQTSIIGTRPSVDSLLSRGVKIVKVFGPEHGFRGNASNGAKVSDEVDAKTGIPVISLYGKNKKPSREQLADVDLLIYDIQDVGARFYTYINTLDHVMEACAENGKELMILDRPNPNGYLVDGPILDDHLHSGIGMHRIPISHGLTIAEFAQLINGEGWLPNRAQCKLRIVKVANYAHDMPYELPVFPSPNLNTQQSILLYPSICWFEGTIISQGRGTYMPFTVLGAPALKGQYSFSFKPVSLKGMSETPLHQDTDCYGLDLRQYDTAKLRKSKQLNLAWLMELYKAYPDKERFFDATQSKQMGNFDKLAGTENLKKQIIAGTPEAEIRKSWEPGLSGFKTLRKKYLLYP, from the coding sequence ATGAATCGACCCATCAACAAACTACTTACGTCGCCAGTACTCGTTATCCTGGTCCTCGCTTTGGGGCTTTTACCCGTTCAGGTGGTTACGCCATCGGCTACGTCCGGGCGGGCAGCAGCGCCCATCCTGACCGGGGCCGATCAGGTTGATCGCTATCTGCCTTACCTGAAAGGTAAGCGGATTGCTCTGGTTGTCAATCAGACGTCAATCATTGGTACGCGGCCTAGTGTCGATAGTTTGTTGAGTCGGGGCGTTAAGATTGTGAAAGTCTTCGGGCCTGAACATGGCTTTCGGGGAAATGCCAGCAACGGCGCGAAGGTGAGTGACGAAGTCGATGCGAAAACAGGCATACCGGTCATCTCCTTATACGGCAAAAACAAGAAACCTTCCCGCGAGCAGCTGGCGGATGTCGATCTGCTGATTTACGACATTCAGGATGTGGGTGCCCGTTTCTATACGTACATCAATACGCTGGATCATGTCATGGAGGCTTGTGCCGAAAATGGCAAGGAACTCATGATTCTGGACCGGCCTAACCCCAACGGTTATTTGGTCGATGGCCCTATTCTGGACGATCACCTGCATTCGGGCATCGGGATGCACCGCATCCCCATCAGCCATGGCCTGACCATTGCTGAGTTTGCCCAACTGATCAATGGGGAGGGCTGGCTTCCGAACCGGGCTCAGTGTAAACTGCGAATCGTTAAGGTTGCGAATTACGCGCACGACATGCCTTATGAATTGCCCGTGTTTCCCTCGCCTAATCTGAACACCCAGCAATCCATACTACTATACCCCAGTATTTGCTGGTTCGAAGGGACGATCATTAGTCAGGGACGAGGCACCTACATGCCGTTTACGGTGCTGGGTGCTCCGGCGCTCAAAGGGCAATACTCGTTTTCATTTAAGCCGGTTAGCCTGAAAGGGATGAGCGAAACCCCGCTGCATCAGGATACTGATTGTTACGGACTCGATCTACGGCAGTACGATACCGCTAAGCTTCGCAAAAGTAAACAGCTTAATCTGGCCTGGTTGATGGAGTTGTACAAGGCTTATCCAGATAAGGAACGCTTTTTCGACGCCACCCAAAGTAAGCAGATGGGTAATTTCGATAAACTGGCGGGTACCGAAAACCTGAAAAAGCAGATCATTGCGGGGACGCCGGAAGCGGAGATTCGTAAAAGCTGGGAGCCGGGCCTTTCGGGCTTCAAAACCCTGCGCAAGAAGTATTTACTATATCCATAA
- a CDS encoding dipeptide epimerase, which yields MQLLFHRVDLRLNHTFTIAHDSRDVQPTLIVELRDGDYRGFGEATATRYYGITIDGMMAALEAIRSHIEAYSLQDPADFWAATQPYLAQNPFALCALDQAAWDLWAKKQHQPLYKLWQLNPANSPLTDYTIGLDTPERMVEKMQERPWPLYKIKLGRPDEDLTLVGALRQHTDAVFRVDANCGWSAADAVAKSGQLKALGVEFIEQPLPADDWNGAKQVYEQSALPVIADESCIVESDVDRCAGYFHGVNIKLTKCGGLTPARRMISRARALGLRVMVGCMTESSVGISAIAQLLPLLDYADLDGAMLIGNDPATGVTFDYGKVVYPPENGTGVNLLISE from the coding sequence ATGCAATTGCTCTTTCACCGGGTCGATCTTCGGCTTAATCACACATTTACCATTGCGCACGATAGCCGCGACGTTCAGCCAACTCTGATTGTTGAATTACGGGATGGCGACTACCGTGGGTTTGGCGAGGCTACCGCAACCCGCTATTACGGAATTACCATTGATGGTATGATGGCGGCTCTTGAGGCCATCCGAAGCCATATCGAAGCCTACTCTTTACAGGATCCTGCTGATTTCTGGGCGGCTACACAGCCGTATCTGGCGCAAAATCCGTTTGCGCTCTGTGCGCTCGATCAGGCTGCCTGGGATTTGTGGGCAAAAAAACAGCACCAACCGCTCTACAAACTGTGGCAGCTGAACCCGGCGAACAGCCCGTTAACCGATTACACAATCGGGCTGGATACACCCGAGCGGATGGTCGAAAAAATGCAGGAACGCCCCTGGCCACTGTATAAAATTAAATTGGGACGGCCCGACGAGGACTTAACGCTTGTCGGAGCGTTGCGCCAGCATACCGATGCCGTTTTTCGTGTGGATGCCAACTGTGGCTGGTCGGCGGCTGACGCTGTGGCTAAATCCGGCCAACTGAAAGCGTTGGGCGTTGAGTTTATCGAGCAGCCACTCCCCGCCGACGATTGGAACGGGGCCAAACAGGTGTATGAGCAAAGCGCCTTGCCCGTTATTGCCGATGAAAGCTGCATTGTTGAAAGCGATGTGGATCGATGTGCCGGTTATTTTCACGGCGTAAACATCAAACTGACCAAATGTGGCGGACTAACCCCCGCCCGACGCATGATCAGCCGGGCACGCGCGCTGGGTTTACGCGTTATGGTTGGCTGCATGACCGAATCGAGCGTTGGTATTTCGGCCATTGCGCAACTACTTCCCCTGCTCGATTATGCAGACCTGGACGGAGCCATGCTTATTGGCAATGACCCGGCCACCGGTGTTACATTCGACTATGGTAAAGTCGTTTACCCTCCCGAAAATGGCACCGGGGTAAATTTATTGATAAGCGAATGA
- a CDS encoding VOC family protein, protein MALKHLNLSVPDVAETKAFFETYFGFQCLEVKGDNIIAILKDEDDFILSISNFHKDQTVQYPADFHLGFVQETPEQVMAIYQNLKANGIDVGKEPHTYGGRGTMSFYVTAPGNFLIEVLCIS, encoded by the coding sequence ATGGCGCTCAAGCATCTGAACTTATCGGTGCCCGATGTGGCAGAAACAAAAGCTTTTTTCGAAACGTATTTTGGTTTCCAGTGTCTGGAAGTAAAAGGAGATAACATCATTGCCATCCTGAAAGACGAGGATGACTTTATTTTGTCGATCAGCAACTTCCACAAAGACCAGACAGTCCAGTATCCTGCCGATTTTCACCTTGGCTTTGTGCAGGAAACACCCGAACAGGTTATGGCCATCTACCAGAATCTGAAAGCGAATGGCATCGACGTTGGTAAAGAACCTCATACTTATGGAGGGCGGGGAACGATGTCATTCTACGTTACGGCACCCGGCAATTTCCTTATTGAAGTGTTGTGCATTAGTTGA
- a CDS encoding DUF1338 domain-containing protein, translated as MTTSPTTTTVDAVMSGLMRRYSERVPDVQKVLDAMLDAGVIQSPNEIENDHIAFRTMGVPNLGLASFEKIFMHLGYERRDSYNFVEKKLSAYWYSPPGVDSPRPDLPRIFASELRVNELSVEAQRIIHRYTDTVTSDPVDSLDLNDAQAIDQFLHQPLWETPTLADYQTLLAESEYAAWVIYNRYYLNHFTISVHNLKPGYNTIDEFVAFLQERGLRLNSAGGIIKVSPDGDLRQASTVAQMIDAEFADGAIFRIAGSYVEFAERRVLPPFRYLPADQLTRQHRREGFETGNADKIFESTFTTQTGK; from the coding sequence ATGACAACTTCACCAACGACCACCACGGTTGACGCTGTAATGAGCGGACTGATGCGCCGATACAGCGAACGCGTTCCTGATGTGCAGAAGGTACTGGACGCTATGCTCGATGCGGGCGTTATTCAGTCGCCGAATGAGATTGAGAATGACCATATTGCCTTCCGGACAATGGGCGTCCCCAATCTGGGTCTGGCCTCGTTCGAGAAGATATTCATGCATCTTGGCTACGAACGGCGCGATAGCTACAATTTCGTCGAGAAGAAATTGTCCGCTTACTGGTACAGTCCGCCCGGCGTGGACTCGCCCCGGCCTGATCTGCCCCGGATTTTCGCCAGCGAGCTGCGCGTCAATGAATTGTCGGTAGAAGCCCAGCGGATCATTCATCGCTACACAGACACGGTAACCAGCGACCCCGTCGATTCGCTGGATCTGAACGACGCCCAGGCCATTGACCAGTTTCTGCACCAGCCACTTTGGGAAACGCCCACACTGGCCGACTACCAGACGCTCCTAGCCGAAAGCGAATACGCGGCTTGGGTTATTTACAACCGCTATTACCTGAATCATTTTACCATCAGTGTACACAACCTCAAGCCGGGTTATAACACCATCGACGAGTTTGTGGCTTTTCTGCAGGAGCGGGGTTTACGACTCAATTCGGCAGGTGGTATTATTAAAGTCAGTCCGGACGGCGACCTGCGACAGGCCTCTACCGTAGCCCAGATGATCGACGCCGAGTTTGCCGATGGGGCTATTTTCCGCATTGCGGGTTCGTATGTTGAGTTTGCTGAACGGCGCGTGCTGCCCCCCTTCCGGTACCTTCCCGCCGATCAGCTCACCCGTCAGCACCGGCGCGAAGGGTTCGAAACTGGCAACGCCGACAAGATTTTTGAGAGTACGTTCACTACCCAGACAGGTAAATAG
- a CDS encoding type 1 glutamine amidotransferase domain-containing protein, translating into METQQRLQGKKVAILLTDGFEQVEMTEPRKALQDAGATTHLISPKGGEVKGWDETDWGDSFPVDLPLAGADPNQYDALLLPGGVMNPDNLRTEPQAVQFVRHFFESQKPVAAICHAPIMLIEADVVRGRKLTSYPSIQTDLKNAGANWVDEEVVTDQGLVTSRKPDDIPAFNRKMIEEIREGKHKGQHA; encoded by the coding sequence ATGGAAACGCAGCAACGATTGCAGGGAAAGAAGGTAGCGATTCTGCTAACCGATGGATTTGAACAGGTCGAAATGACCGAACCACGCAAAGCGCTACAGGACGCAGGTGCCACGACGCACCTTATCTCGCCGAAGGGCGGTGAGGTAAAGGGCTGGGATGAAACGGACTGGGGCGACAGCTTCCCGGTCGATCTGCCTCTGGCTGGCGCTGACCCAAATCAGTATGATGCCTTATTATTACCCGGTGGCGTTATGAACCCGGATAACCTCCGGACAGAGCCCCAGGCCGTGCAGTTTGTCCGGCATTTCTTCGAATCGCAGAAGCCCGTGGCGGCCATTTGCCATGCGCCAATCATGCTCATCGAAGCCGACGTTGTTCGGGGGCGGAAACTCACGTCTTACCCATCTATCCAGACGGATCTGAAGAATGCTGGCGCCAACTGGGTAGACGAAGAAGTTGTCACCGACCAGGGGTTGGTGACCAGTCGCAAGCCCGATGACATACCGGCTTTCAATCGAAAAATGATTGAAGAAATCAGAGAAGGAAAACACAAAGGGCAACACGCCTGA